The Congregibacter litoralis KT71 genome contains a region encoding:
- a CDS encoding ABC transporter ATP-binding protein: MTALLEVDNLHMHFPVKEGIFMRSHRANRAVDGVSLHINPGETLGLVGESGCGKSTLGRCLVRLYDPTAGSIRFAGQDITHLKPRALRPLRQNIQMIFQDPMESLNARHTVGEILEEPMIIQGVGGNSSERRQRVRELLNIVGLPARSVSRYPFEFSGGQRQRIGIARAIALNPQLIICDEPVSALDVSIQSQILNLLIELQREFNLAYLFIAHDLAVVKHVSDRVAIMYLGRIVETAASETLYQNASHPYTKSLISAIPVPDPHRSHERQVLTGDVPSPIAPPGGCHFHPRCPVAEPRCGELYPDMRTVGQEHESACHLLARDKT, from the coding sequence ATGACAGCGCTCCTTGAAGTCGACAATCTGCATATGCATTTCCCGGTAAAGGAAGGGATTTTTATGCGCTCCCATCGCGCAAATCGCGCGGTGGACGGGGTATCCCTGCATATCAATCCCGGGGAAACCCTGGGACTGGTGGGTGAGTCGGGCTGTGGCAAATCCACCCTCGGACGCTGCCTCGTGCGCCTCTACGATCCCACCGCGGGGAGCATCCGTTTTGCGGGGCAGGACATCACCCACCTCAAGCCGCGCGCATTACGTCCCCTTCGCCAGAACATCCAGATGATTTTTCAGGATCCCATGGAGTCCCTGAACGCGCGGCACACCGTGGGCGAAATTCTTGAAGAGCCCATGATCATTCAGGGCGTCGGTGGCAACAGCAGCGAACGCAGGCAACGGGTCCGGGAGCTTCTCAATATTGTTGGCCTACCGGCACGGTCCGTGAGTCGTTACCCCTTCGAATTTTCCGGCGGGCAACGACAGCGTATCGGCATCGCCCGCGCGATCGCGCTGAATCCCCAGCTCATCATTTGCGATGAGCCCGTCTCGGCGCTGGACGTTTCTATTCAGAGTCAGATATTAAACCTGCTCATCGAGCTCCAGCGGGAATTCAATCTGGCCTACCTGTTTATTGCCCACGACCTGGCCGTGGTGAAGCACGTCTCGGATCGGGTGGCGATCATGTATCTGGGACGCATCGTAGAGACCGCCGCGTCGGAAACGCTGTACCAGAATGCCAGTCACCCCTATACAAAAAGTCTGATTTCCGCGATCCCGGTTCCGGACCCTCACCGGAGTCACGAACGCCAGGTGCTCACGGGCGATGTGCCCTCCCCCATCGCACCACCAGGCGGCTGTCATTTTCATCCGCGATGTCCCGTAGCCGAACCCCGCTGCGGGGAGCTCTACCCGGACATGCGCACGGTGGGTCAGGAACATGAGAGCGCCTGCCACCTCCTCGCCCGGGACAAGACTTAA
- a CDS encoding ABC transporter permease: MLNLNPQTLKKLRRFRQIKRGYYSFLILAGLMVLLAFGELLINSRALVVSYEGELYFPTYTAFHPGTDFGLDYDYEVNYRDLKEKFAADGSGNWLLMPLVPYNAFENHAPGGIFTPLAPNAAQQHYLGTDTTSRDILARLFYGTRIALIFSIGFMLSVYLIGIAIGCSMGYFGGVFDLLFQRLIEIWSNVPFLYMVIIIFSVIPAAFSVPTRIAILLAVMVLFSWTGMTYYMRTETYKEKARDYVAAARVIGASDSRIIFKHILPNVLSTLVTFMPFTIVGAVSAITALDFLGFGLPPPTPSLGELLKQGTANLRTAPWIVISAFGTLVALLTLVTFVGEAVRESFDPKTYSIYR; this comes from the coding sequence ATGCTGAACCTCAATCCCCAGACCCTCAAGAAGCTCCGCCGTTTTCGTCAGATAAAACGCGGGTACTACAGTTTTCTGATTCTTGCGGGCCTCATGGTTCTCCTTGCCTTTGGAGAGCTCCTGATCAACAGCCGTGCACTCGTGGTCAGTTACGAGGGCGAGCTGTACTTCCCTACCTATACGGCTTTTCATCCCGGCACCGACTTTGGTCTCGACTATGACTACGAGGTGAACTACCGCGACCTGAAGGAAAAGTTCGCGGCCGATGGCAGCGGGAACTGGCTCCTCATGCCCCTCGTGCCCTATAACGCCTTTGAAAACCATGCGCCCGGGGGCATTTTCACACCCCTGGCACCCAACGCGGCTCAGCAGCACTACCTCGGCACCGATACCACCAGCCGGGATATTCTGGCGCGTCTGTTTTACGGCACCCGGATCGCGCTGATTTTCTCCATCGGCTTCATGTTGTCGGTGTACCTCATCGGCATCGCTATCGGTTGCTCCATGGGCTACTTCGGCGGCGTCTTTGATCTCTTGTTTCAGAGACTTATCGAAATCTGGTCCAACGTTCCGTTTCTCTACATGGTGATCATCATCTTCTCCGTCATTCCCGCTGCGTTTTCGGTGCCCACGCGCATCGCAATCCTCCTGGCGGTGATGGTGCTGTTCTCCTGGACGGGTATGACCTACTACATGCGCACGGAAACCTATAAGGAAAAAGCCCGCGACTATGTTGCCGCCGCGCGGGTTATCGGCGCCTCGGACTCGCGCATCATTTTCAAACACATACTGCCCAACGTACTATCGACCCTGGTGACCTTTATGCCCTTTACCATCGTCGGCGCCGTGTCTGCGATAACCGCGCTGGATTTTTTGGGCTTTGGTCTGCCCCCGCCCACGCCGAGCCTGGGAGAACTGTTAAAGCAGGGCACGGCCAATTTACGCACGGCGCCCTGGATCGTGATTTCGGCCTTTGGCACCCTGGTGGCACTGCTGACTCTTGTCACCTTTGTGGGCGAGGCGGTGCGCGAATCCTTCGACCCTAAAACCTATTCCATCTATCGCTGA
- a CDS encoding ABC transporter permease: MRDYFLRRLLLIPPTLLGVTIIVFAITRLVPGGPLERAIMETQQMSQAGGGQMAGQGMAISDEQLEALKEYYGFDKPILQSYAEWLGKVVTGDLGSSYRYNEPVWDVIKERFPVSVYYGVVTLILTYVVCIPLGILKAIRHRTFVDNLSSLLIFVGYAIPGYALGSLLILFFAVRLEWFPMGGFVSFNYGELSTMEKALDLINHSLLPLICYLVGSFALVTLLLKNHLMDNLAADYIRTAVAKGVSFRKSVTRHAMRNSLIPIATTFGQNITLLVGGSFLIETIFDIDGFGLLGLSSILDRDYPVVMGVVLLASLLLLIGNIISDVLVALVDPRIRFS; this comes from the coding sequence ATGCGCGACTACTTTTTACGGCGTCTGCTGTTGATTCCGCCCACCCTGCTGGGCGTCACCATTATTGTTTTCGCGATCACGCGGCTGGTCCCGGGGGGACCTCTTGAACGCGCGATCATGGAGACCCAGCAGATGAGTCAGGCCGGCGGCGGCCAGATGGCCGGACAGGGTATGGCGATTTCTGACGAGCAGCTAGAGGCGCTCAAAGAGTATTACGGATTCGATAAACCCATCCTCCAGAGCTACGCCGAGTGGCTGGGCAAGGTCGTCACGGGAGACCTGGGATCCTCCTATCGGTACAACGAACCCGTATGGGACGTTATCAAGGAGCGGTTTCCCGTATCAGTTTATTACGGGGTGGTGACGCTGATTCTTACCTATGTGGTGTGTATCCCCCTTGGAATCCTCAAGGCCATTCGCCACCGCACCTTTGTCGACAACCTGTCCTCTCTTTTGATTTTTGTCGGCTATGCTATTCCCGGCTATGCCCTGGGTTCACTGCTCATTCTTTTCTTTGCCGTGCGTCTCGAGTGGTTTCCCATGGGGGGATTCGTCAGCTTTAACTACGGCGAACTGAGCACAATGGAAAAAGCGCTGGATTTGATTAACCACTCGCTCCTGCCCCTGATCTGTTACCTGGTGGGCAGTTTTGCCCTGGTCACCCTGCTCCTCAAAAATCATCTCATGGACAATCTCGCGGCGGACTACATCCGCACCGCCGTAGCCAAGGGCGTGTCGTTCCGAAAATCCGTTACCCGCCATGCCATGCGCAACTCCCTGATCCCCATCGCCACCACCTTCGGGCAGAACATTACGCTCCTGGTTGGCGGTTCCTTTCTTATCGAGACGATTTTTGACATCGACGGCTTTGGTCTTCTGGGCCTCAGTTCAATACTGGACAGGGACTACCCGGTGGTCATGGGGGTCGTTCTTCTCGCGAGTCTGCTTCTGCTCATCGGCAATATCATCTCCGATGTGCTCGTCGCTCTCGTCGACCCCCGGATACGTTTCAGCTGA
- a CDS encoding extracellular solute-binding protein, with the protein MKQRPSSKWLLMLAALFLAGCGGESGGGGESDAASATIDNTAEVEADYAAEPDFYRFKTLDDLPADLVWENGADLPEIGSPEAKKGGTRYIALPDFPRTLRTAGPDSNGAFRPYILDNVVTLIAHLHPDEREFYPALAESWALDPETSTVYVKLDPAATWSDGVPVTTDDFFFMFWFYKSEYIRAPWYNNWYGTQYTNITRYDDRTFSITSASAKPDYASRVLELHPRPRHHFKELGEDYLERYQWRFTPTTGAYVLRDGDLKKGRSIVLTRNKDWWAKDKKHFRYRYNPDRVQFNIIRDTPKRFEAFKRGDIDQFGLALSEYWYEKLPDSDPDVQAGYIAKSVFYNEYPRPPYGLWMNTSQPLLDDLNVRLGVQHASNWQLVIDQYFRGDAARLKTANEGFAEFNDPSIEPREFDISKAQAYFAAAGFTERGPDGILVNAEGQKLAFTLSTGYENLADVMTILKQEAQKAGLELRIEILDSTTGWKKVQEKQHEIHLVAFGRFLEMYPRYWEHYHSDNAYDDAFLDDGSINPDRELKTQTNNLEAFADFEMDGLIDRYRASQDKDEMVELSHQILNLHHEHASFSPGWYQPSLRLGHWRWIRYPDYFNHRYISTIDDLWVHWIDTDLKKEVLEARKSGKTFPPKIQVYDQWKP; encoded by the coding sequence ATGAAACAACGACCCTCATCTAAATGGCTGCTAATGCTTGCAGCGCTTTTCCTGGCAGGCTGCGGCGGGGAAAGCGGTGGCGGTGGCGAGAGCGACGCCGCCTCCGCAACGATCGATAACACCGCAGAAGTTGAGGCAGACTACGCCGCCGAACCCGACTTCTACCGGTTTAAGACCCTCGACGATCTCCCCGCTGACCTGGTCTGGGAAAATGGTGCAGATCTGCCGGAAATTGGTTCGCCCGAGGCCAAAAAAGGTGGCACGCGATACATTGCCCTGCCGGATTTTCCGCGAACCCTGCGCACCGCCGGGCCGGATTCAAACGGCGCTTTTCGGCCCTATATTCTGGATAATGTCGTAACGCTCATCGCCCATTTGCACCCCGACGAGCGGGAGTTCTACCCGGCCCTGGCAGAGTCCTGGGCCCTGGATCCCGAGACATCGACGGTCTATGTGAAACTCGATCCAGCAGCAACCTGGTCTGACGGAGTCCCCGTCACCACGGACGACTTTTTCTTCATGTTCTGGTTCTATAAATCCGAATACATTCGTGCACCCTGGTACAACAATTGGTACGGCACGCAGTACACGAATATCACCCGCTACGACGATCGCACGTTTTCCATTACCTCGGCGTCCGCAAAGCCCGACTACGCCTCAAGGGTTCTCGAACTTCATCCGCGTCCCCGCCATCACTTCAAAGAACTCGGCGAGGACTATCTCGAGCGATATCAGTGGCGGTTTACGCCCACCACCGGCGCCTACGTCCTGCGCGACGGCGACCTCAAAAAAGGGCGATCTATCGTTCTGACCCGTAACAAGGACTGGTGGGCCAAGGACAAGAAGCACTTCCGATATCGCTACAATCCCGATCGCGTTCAGTTCAACATCATTCGGGACACCCCCAAGCGATTTGAAGCCTTCAAGCGCGGCGACATCGATCAGTTCGGCCTCGCCCTTTCGGAATACTGGTACGAAAAGCTGCCCGACTCCGATCCTGACGTGCAGGCTGGCTATATCGCAAAATCCGTGTTCTACAACGAATATCCACGTCCCCCTTACGGTCTCTGGATGAATACATCCCAGCCTCTTCTCGACGATCTCAATGTGCGCCTGGGTGTTCAGCACGCAAGCAACTGGCAACTTGTCATCGACCAGTACTTTCGGGGCGATGCCGCGCGCCTGAAAACGGCTAATGAGGGCTTTGCTGAGTTTAACGATCCCAGCATTGAGCCCCGGGAGTTCGATATCAGCAAAGCCCAGGCGTATTTCGCAGCCGCCGGTTTTACCGAGCGTGGGCCCGACGGGATTCTTGTAAACGCTGAAGGCCAGAAGCTCGCCTTTACCCTGTCCACGGGCTACGAAAACCTTGCCGACGTCATGACGATTCTCAAACAGGAGGCCCAGAAGGCAGGTCTCGAGCTTCGCATAGAAATTCTCGACAGCACCACGGGCTGGAAAAAGGTGCAGGAAAAACAGCACGAGATTCACCTCGTAGCCTTCGGCCGGTTTCTTGAGATGTACCCCCGATACTGGGAGCACTATCACTCCGACAATGCCTACGATGATGCATTCCTGGATGACGGCAGCATCAATCCGGATCGGGAATTAAAGACCCAAACCAACAACCTGGAAGCCTTCGCCGATTTTGAGATGGACGGCCTGATTGACCGCTATCGGGCCTCCCAGGACAAGGATGAGATGGTTGAGCTGTCCCACCAGATCCTGAACCTGCATCACGAGCATGCCTCGTTTTCTCCGGGGTGGTACCAGCCGTCGTTACGCCTGGGTCACTGGCGATGGATACGCTATCCCGACTATTTCAATCACAGGTACATCAGCACGATTGACGATCTGTGGGTGCACTGGATTGATACGGATCTGAAGAAAGAAGTGCTTGAGGCGCGCAAATCGGGCAAAACCTTCCCGCCTAAGATCCAAGTCTACGACCAGTGGAAGCCCTGA
- a CDS encoding ABC transporter ATP-binding protein: MADSPLLEIDGLITEFATDEGLVRAVDGVSFSVDPGKTVGIVGESGCGKSVTALSIMRLLPQPMGRIAGGEIRLKGQDLAKLSFEDMEKVRGNDIGMVFQEPMTALNPVHTIGRQLTEGIKLHKGLSGQDALQEAIKILDKVGIPSPEVRMGEYPHQLSGGMRQRVVIAIALACGPALLIADEPTTALDVTIQAQILELIKELQADLGMSVMLITHDLGVIAETCDEVVVMYAGKVAEKGTVYDIFDHPSHPYTQGLLRSIPTLETTPKSTLNVIEGMVPALRDLPRGCRFENRCPNSTEECRKAPPVEETVDGMHKVSCHHWQAL, translated from the coding sequence TTGGCTGATTCACCCCTATTGGAGATCGACGGGCTAATCACCGAGTTTGCCACGGACGAGGGGCTTGTCCGCGCCGTGGACGGCGTCAGCTTTTCCGTCGATCCCGGAAAGACCGTCGGCATCGTGGGAGAATCCGGCTGCGGTAAGAGCGTGACGGCCCTTTCCATTATGCGCCTCCTTCCCCAACCCATGGGGCGTATTGCCGGCGGCGAAATCCGTCTGAAAGGACAGGATCTGGCAAAACTCAGCTTTGAGGACATGGAAAAAGTCCGCGGCAATGACATTGGGATGGTGTTTCAGGAGCCCATGACCGCGCTCAATCCCGTGCATACCATCGGCCGGCAACTCACGGAGGGGATAAAACTTCATAAGGGGCTGAGCGGCCAGGACGCGCTTCAGGAAGCGATCAAGATTCTGGACAAGGTCGGCATCCCCTCGCCGGAAGTACGCATGGGGGAGTATCCCCATCAACTGTCCGGGGGCATGCGCCAGCGCGTCGTTATCGCCATCGCCCTGGCCTGCGGTCCTGCTCTGCTCATCGCCGATGAACCCACCACCGCCCTGGATGTCACCATTCAGGCCCAGATTCTTGAGTTGATAAAAGAACTGCAGGCGGATCTTGGCATGTCCGTCATGCTCATCACCCATGACCTGGGCGTTATCGCCGAAACCTGCGACGAGGTGGTGGTGATGTATGCGGGGAAGGTGGCGGAGAAAGGCACGGTGTACGATATCTTTGATCACCCCTCGCATCCCTACACCCAGGGACTCCTTCGCTCGATTCCCACCCTTGAGACCACGCCAAAATCTACCCTCAATGTCATTGAAGGCATGGTGCCGGCTCTTCGCGACCTACCACGAGGATGTCGCTTCGAGAATCGCTGCCCCAATTCAACGGAGGAGTGCCGTAAGGCTCCCCCTGTCGAGGAGACTGTAGACGGCATGCATAAAGTCAGCTGCCATCACTGGCAAGCCCTATGA
- a CDS encoding serine hydrolase domain-containing protein: MVRTGLSAVFGFAAMLSTAALAEHEPTGLETLLKGTDLTPALSGLQISLLKNGKATKSYALGFAQITAAGKEPLRRDHKTRIASISKLVVALGIMQLVEAGKLDLDGDVSDYLGWELRNPAFPEFPITTRQLLAHTSSIRDGSAYFMAAGTGELRDFFKEESPYWEKGDHFARSPGQEPGRFFTYANLNFGLLGAIIELLSEERFDQYMAKNVLEPMGLSAGFDPCKIPPGQRAAAFRKGEEAGNWSEGSDWLAQVDGAEPKCFYGAGDATFNDAFLADYALGSNATIYSPQGGLRASADDLVVVLEMLVNGGVVKGQRILSPESVETMLAPQWTLNAEKSNGLSAGEAEPGGPTDGLMTSYGLSVHRINMSDWGFPDGPELLVGHLGEAYGVLSHALINPETGDGIATIITGTARDPADSPPGSSPLYRVEEEILRWWLEQKD; this comes from the coding sequence GTGGTGAGGACGGGACTTTCGGCAGTTTTCGGGTTTGCGGCGATGCTAAGCACCGCCGCCCTCGCTGAGCATGAGCCGACAGGGCTGGAAACACTGCTCAAGGGCACGGACCTTACCCCGGCACTCAGTGGCCTGCAGATCAGTCTTCTCAAAAACGGCAAGGCCACCAAAAGCTACGCCCTGGGCTTTGCACAAATCACAGCCGCGGGGAAAGAGCCGCTGCGGCGGGACCACAAAACGCGGATTGCCTCAATCTCAAAGCTTGTTGTCGCCCTGGGCATCATGCAGCTTGTCGAGGCTGGCAAACTCGACCTCGATGGCGATGTGTCAGATTATCTGGGCTGGGAGCTCCGTAACCCGGCCTTTCCTGAATTCCCCATCACGACGCGACAGCTACTGGCCCATACCTCTTCAATACGCGACGGCTCCGCCTACTTTATGGCCGCGGGCACCGGAGAGCTGCGTGACTTTTTTAAGGAGGAGTCACCGTATTGGGAAAAGGGCGATCACTTTGCTCGGAGTCCCGGTCAGGAGCCGGGGCGCTTTTTTACCTACGCGAATCTGAACTTCGGACTCCTGGGAGCAATCATCGAACTGCTGTCCGAGGAGCGATTTGATCAGTACATGGCAAAAAACGTGCTGGAGCCCATGGGTCTGAGCGCGGGTTTCGACCCCTGCAAGATACCCCCGGGGCAGCGCGCAGCCGCTTTTCGAAAAGGCGAAGAAGCGGGAAACTGGAGCGAAGGGAGCGACTGGCTGGCCCAGGTCGATGGTGCCGAGCCTAAGTGCTTTTATGGCGCAGGGGATGCCACCTTCAATGACGCCTTTCTGGCGGACTACGCCCTTGGCAGCAATGCGACGATCTACTCCCCCCAGGGGGGACTTCGCGCCAGCGCTGACGACCTGGTCGTGGTGCTTGAGATGCTGGTGAACGGCGGCGTGGTTAAGGGTCAGCGCATTTTGTCCCCCGAGTCCGTAGAGACCATGCTCGCCCCCCAATGGACACTCAATGCGGAAAAAAGCAATGGCCTGTCTGCTGGCGAGGCAGAGCCCGGAGGCCCCACGGACGGACTAATGACCAGTTATGGACTGTCGGTCCACCGAATCAACATGAGTGACTGGGGCTTTCCTGACGGCCCCGAACTGCTTGTGGGCCATCTTGGGGAAGCTTATGGCGTCCTCAGTCACGCCCTGATAAACCCGGAGACCGGAGACGGCATCGCCACGATTATCACGGGCACGGCCCGGGATCCCGCGGACTCACCTCCCGGCAGCAGCCCCCTGTATCGGGTCGAGGAAGAGATCCTCAGATGGTGGTTGGAGCAGAAAGACTAA
- a CDS encoding DEAD/DEAH box helicase yields the protein MSNSTTSGSFDELQLPVFLMKALSDVGYETPSAIQTMTIPPLLEGKDLVGQAQTGTGKTAAFALPILARLDAKLAKPQALVLAPTRELAIQVAEAFQKYARHSKGFKVLPIYGGSDYRTQLRQLQRGVHVIVGTPGRVMDHMRRGSLDLSALKTLVLDEADEMLRMGFIDDVEWILEQTPPERQIALFSATMPDAIRRIAQQHLSKPEEITIKLKTVTNASIRQRVWMMGGMHKLDALTRILETEDTDGIIIFVRTRIATQELADKLAARGYGTAALNGDIPQNLREKTVENLKKGALDILVATDVAARGLDVERISHVINYDIPNDPEAYVHRIGRTGRAGRTGEAILFAANRERRLLRTIERVTGQKIESMELPTSEQVSDKRAARFKARITETLDTQDRESARALVESYQQEFGVPIIDIAAALVVMNQGKAPATPAPEPSRQFKERPPREGRTQERRKDNAKQRPEEKGHKPRRDKDSGGKGADVGMERYRVEVGHQHGVKPGNIVGAIANEAEVDAEYIGRIQIEDDHSFVDLPEGMPKEIFKHLQSVWVSGQKLRISRPGAKAKKSAKAAAPADGVKAVEESGAKKKGPRKRKAPPLS from the coding sequence ATGAGCAACTCTACAACCTCCGGCAGCTTTGATGAGTTGCAACTTCCCGTATTCCTGATGAAAGCCCTCAGCGATGTGGGTTACGAGACACCTTCCGCGATTCAGACCATGACGATTCCGCCACTGCTGGAGGGTAAGGACCTCGTGGGGCAGGCCCAGACCGGAACGGGGAAAACCGCGGCCTTCGCACTACCCATTCTTGCCCGCCTCGACGCCAAGCTTGCCAAGCCCCAGGCCCTGGTGCTCGCGCCGACGCGCGAACTTGCCATTCAGGTGGCCGAGGCTTTTCAGAAGTACGCCCGGCACAGCAAGGGCTTCAAGGTGCTCCCCATCTACGGCGGCTCCGATTACCGGACGCAGCTGCGGCAGTTGCAGCGCGGTGTTCACGTAATTGTCGGTACACCGGGCCGGGTCATGGATCATATGCGTCGGGGGTCCCTGGACCTTTCGGCGCTAAAGACTCTGGTGCTCGACGAAGCGGACGAAATGCTGCGCATGGGTTTTATCGACGATGTCGAGTGGATTCTCGAGCAAACGCCCCCGGAGCGTCAGATCGCCCTGTTTTCGGCCACCATGCCCGACGCGATCCGGCGCATCGCCCAACAGCATTTGAGTAAGCCTGAAGAAATCACCATCAAACTCAAGACCGTGACGAATGCGTCTATCCGTCAGCGGGTTTGGATGATGGGGGGCATGCACAAGCTGGATGCGCTCACGCGCATTCTCGAAACCGAGGATACGGACGGCATCATTATTTTTGTGCGCACGCGTATTGCTACGCAGGAGCTTGCGGACAAGCTGGCGGCCCGTGGTTATGGCACGGCGGCACTGAACGGCGATATTCCTCAGAACCTGCGAGAGAAGACCGTCGAGAACCTCAAAAAGGGTGCTCTCGATATTCTTGTAGCGACGGATGTCGCCGCGCGTGGATTGGATGTGGAGCGCATCAGTCACGTGATCAATTACGATATTCCCAATGACCCCGAAGCCTATGTCCACCGCATCGGGCGCACGGGGCGGGCAGGTCGCACGGGGGAGGCAATCCTTTTTGCCGCCAACCGGGAGCGTCGCTTGCTGCGCACCATTGAGCGGGTGACGGGGCAGAAGATCGAATCCATGGAACTGCCCACCTCGGAGCAGGTCAGCGACAAACGTGCGGCGCGCTTTAAAGCGCGAATCACCGAGACCCTGGATACCCAGGACAGGGAGTCCGCACGGGCTCTGGTGGAGTCCTATCAGCAGGAGTTTGGCGTGCCGATCATCGATATCGCCGCGGCCTTGGTGGTAATGAATCAGGGCAAAGCGCCGGCGACCCCTGCGCCTGAGCCAAGCCGTCAGTTTAAGGAGCGTCCTCCGCGGGAGGGACGGACCCAGGAGCGCCGAAAAGACAACGCCAAACAGCGCCCTGAAGAAAAAGGACACAAGCCCCGTCGTGATAAAGACAGCGGGGGAAAGGGCGCCGATGTGGGTATGGAGCGTTATCGCGTGGAGGTGGGTCATCAGCATGGCGTGAAGCCGGGGAACATTGTGGGTGCCATTGCCAACGAAGCGGAGGTCGACGCCGAGTACATCGGACGGATCCAGATTGAAGACGATCACAGCTTTGTAGACCTGCCCGAGGGCATGCCCAAGGAAATCTTCAAGCACCTGCAGTCCGTATGGGTAAGCGGTCAGAAGCTGCGCATTTCGCGCCCCGGAGCAAAGGCTAAAAAATCAGCAAAAGCTGCGGCGCCTGCCGACGGTGTCAAAGCTGTCGAAGAGAGTGGTGCAAAGAAAAAAGGTCCGCGAAAGCGTAAGGCGCCACCGCTTAGCTAA
- a CDS encoding PA4780 family RIO1-like protein kinase: protein MKTPKRLQPLVEEGIIDEVISPLMSGKEADVFIVRSAGELRCAKIYKDAVKRSFKKAVQYTEGRKVRNSRRARAMEKGSKFGRKQQEETWQNAEVDALYRLARAEVRVPQPYGCFDGVLLMELVTDEDGDVAPRLNDVTMSAEQAREDHALMMQYVLRMLAAGLIHGDLSEFNILVDEDGPVIIDLPQAVDAAGNNNAQSMLTRDIRNVTEYYAQFAPDLLDTHYAEELWGLFEEGDLNPEQTLTGLAELDTHEADTDSVMAEIRAVLAEEEARQRRLKAAESDEEPEREPGEGYDQGA from the coding sequence ATGAAAACACCCAAGCGCCTCCAACCTCTTGTGGAAGAGGGAATCATCGACGAAGTGATCAGCCCCCTGATGAGCGGCAAAGAGGCCGACGTCTTTATCGTGCGGAGCGCCGGCGAGCTCCGCTGCGCCAAAATTTATAAGGATGCGGTGAAGCGCAGTTTCAAGAAAGCGGTGCAGTACACCGAGGGGCGCAAGGTACGGAACAGTCGTCGCGCTCGCGCCATGGAAAAGGGCTCGAAATTCGGGCGCAAGCAGCAGGAGGAGACCTGGCAGAACGCTGAGGTGGACGCCCTCTATCGCCTCGCGCGGGCCGAGGTGCGCGTTCCCCAGCCCTACGGCTGCTTTGATGGCGTGCTTTTGATGGAACTGGTCACCGATGAGGACGGCGATGTCGCGCCACGCCTCAATGACGTGACCATGTCAGCGGAGCAGGCGCGGGAGGATCATGCGCTGATGATGCAATATGTGCTGCGCATGCTCGCTGCGGGTCTGATCCACGGCGACTTGTCGGAGTTCAATATTCTGGTGGACGAAGATGGCCCGGTGATCATTGATCTGCCCCAGGCCGTGGATGCCGCCGGCAACAATAACGCCCAGTCCATGCTGACCCGTGATATACGGAATGTCACCGAGTACTACGCGCAGTTTGCGCCGGATTTGCTCGATACCCACTATGCCGAAGAGCTCTGGGGCTTGTTTGAAGAAGGCGATCTGAACCCGGAGCAAACGCTCACGGGCCTGGCGGAGCTGGACACCCACGAAGCGGACACGGACTCGGTGATGGCCGAGATTCGCGCCGTGCTCGCCGAGGAGGAAGCGCGGCAGCGGCGACTCAAAGCCGCCGAGAGCGACGAAGAACCGGAAAGAGAGCCCGGGGAGGGCTACGATCAGGGGGCTTAA